Sequence from the Terriglobales bacterium genome:
GGCTTTCTGGTGAGGATTCTCCCCGTAGCGGAGGTCCATCACCTTCTTGTAGCTGAGCCGCAGAACCTGCGGGAAATCTTCCTTCTCGCGAAACTCCACTGAGCCGTTCACGCTGATGCGCTCCAGCGTGGAAGCAATCGCGGAATCGTAGGCCGCAGTCGTGGAAAATGCCTTCTGCGCCAGTTTCCAGAGCGTTTCGCGGGACAGATCGCCCCCCCGAGCTTTCAATTCCTCGATCAGCGCCGCGTAATCCTTGGGTGATGTCACCACTGCCACATCCTGAAAGTTCTTGGCCGCCGAGCGGATCATGGAAGGCCCGCCGATATCGATGTTCTCGATGATCTCGTCCAGCCGCGCGCCGGCCTTGGCCGCGGTCTTTTCGAAGGCGTACAGGTTCACCACTACCATGTCGATCGGTGGGATGTCGTGCTCGGCGACGGTGGCACGATGCTCCGGATTAGCGCGCATATGCAGGATGCCGCCGTGCACCTTCGGGTGCAGGGTCTTGACCCGCCCATCCAGCATTTCAGGGAACCCAGTCACCTGTGAGATGTCTTTGACAGTGATACCGGAATCGCGCAGCAGCTTGGCGGTGCCCCCGGTAGAAATCAGCTCCACACCCATTCCAGAGAGTTGGCGGGCAAAATCGACGATGCCAGTCTTATCGGTGACGCTCAGCAGAGCGCGCTGTACTTTGGCCATGACATTCCTTCCGCGGATTTGGGTCCAGGGCAGCTCGAACGAGCCTGCAGTCAATACTAGCAGGCAGCGAAGCCGAAGTGATGGGGGTCACAGGAGAATGATTTTAGAATGGGCGAAACCTGAAGCTCTTTACTCAGGCGGTTTTCGGGCGGGCCTTGAGCTTGACTTCGCCGTTCTGCATCTCGACTTCGAATTCCACCGATTTGCAGCCGAACTTTTTCTGGATCTCCTCAGTCTTCTTCTGCACGAAGCTTTGGAAGGATTCGAAGCTGGCCGTGTCGGCGATGTTGGCTTTCTGACGCGCCTGCTTGAGCGCGCTGAACAGCGGACGAACCTTCTCGGCATCCGCCTGCTCCAGGGCAAAAGTGGCACGCGAGTTTTCCTCGGCCGTCCGGCCCTCGAGGGCACGCTCGGCCGCATGCTGCTGTTCCGCGCGCAACCCCTGGATCGCCAGCAGTGCGTCCTGCGGTCGGCGGTAGCCTTCTTCCTTGACCTTCAGCTTCTGCCGCCACAGATCACTGAAAATGGCATACCGCTGGGCCATGGCGTTATAGCGGAAACGCTGGGCGTACTTGAGCCGCTTGGAGTCACCGTACTTCTTGAGGAGGCTTTGGACGCGCCACTCCAGATCCTGGGGTGGACGCTTCGACCCGCCGCCAAAGTAGACGTCGTACTCGATCTTCAACCGGCGCAGGTTGTCGTCGAGAAGATTCAGTTCTTCGTCGACCGTCAAGAGAACCTCGCAAGGGGAGGAAGGATTACCGGGTAACCGGGCCAGATTTTCAGATCAAGTTTCCAGCGGGCGGGGGCCTGGTGTCATCCCTCCGTAGTCGCTGTCCTAAAGTGCGCGCGCAAACCGGTTGGATCTAACACCGGGCGAAGAACAAAACAGGACGTTTATGCCAGC
This genomic interval carries:
- a CDS encoding MXAN_5187 C-terminal domain-containing protein; the encoded protein is MTVDEELNLLDDNLRRLKIEYDVYFGGGSKRPPQDLEWRVQSLLKKYGDSKRLKYAQRFRYNAMAQRYAIFSDLWRQKLKVKEEGYRRPQDALLAIQGLRAEQQHAAERALEGRTAEENSRATFALEQADAEKVRPLFSALKQARQKANIADTASFESFQSFVQKKTEEIQKKFGCKSVEFEVEMQNGEVKLKARPKTA